TCCATCTTGGTCTTGGAACGGGGATTGAATCGGGTGTTGCCGCCATGCCCGATGGCGGCGTGACGCTCAACTCCTGCTATCTGCGCCCCAGATCACGCGGAAGCGTGCGCCTGCAAAGCGGCAATCCTGAAGATGCTCCACTCATCGACCCGAACTATCTCGATGATCCGCAGGACCGTGAAATGTCCATCCGCGGGCTCAAGCTGACCCAGGAAATCCTGGCGCAAGCAGCGCTGAAACCGTTCATCAAAGCCGAGCGCCTTCCAGGACCGGCAGTGAAAACGGATGACGACTATTTTGGATTCATCTGCGAACACTCCAAAACGTCGCACCATGCGGCCGGAACCTGCCGCATGGGACCGGGCGACGGCGCCGTTGTCGACCCGCGTTTGCGCTTCAACGGTCTTGAGCATCTGAGAGTGGTCGACGCCTCCATTATGCCAACAGTGATTTCTTCCAATACCAACGCTGCGGCCATCATGATCGGCGAAAAGGCCGCCGATATGATCCGCCAAGATAACGGTGCCCTGTCATGATCCGTCACATTGTCCTGATCAAATTCCAGCCGGACTTCCCGGAGGAGAAAATCCGCGAACTCTTTGCGGAGCTGCTTGTTATCCGGTCTCAGGTACCCGGAATCCTGGGCATCACGTCGGGCCGAAGCGAGAGCCCGGAAAAGATCGAACGCGGTTACATGCACGGCTTTGTTGTCGACTTCGAAGACTGGGGTGCTCTGGAAAACTATCAGAACCACCCCGATCACAAGGCACTGGGCGCAAAGCTCGTGGCAAATGCCACAGGCGGCCTTGACGGAATCCTTGTTGTCGACATTCCAGTCGAGGCCTGAACGGCAATCCGACCCGCTGTGGGAGTAACTGATGCTGAGCCTGTCCCTTCCAACCTATAACAATCGACTGGAGGACTATCGTCTGTCCGGTGATGCATTGACGCCGCGCGCACCGCGGATTCCCCTGACGCGAACGGCCTTTGCTGCCGCCCATGTCGTTTCAGACCCAAGGGCTGAACGCGATCCCTGGTTGGGCTCTCCGGCTGTCGATTGGGACAATACGCTTGGCTTCAGAAACTGGCTTTGGGATCAGGGTCTCGGACTGGCGGAAGCCATGGACACAGCCCAGCGCGGCATGGGGGTCGACTGGCCGACGGCCAAAGAGCTGATCGAGCGGACCATGCGCGAGGCGAGGGCCCATCCCCTGAGGCCCCGCGTTGCATGCGGCGCCGGCACGGACCAGAAAGACCTCAGTGAACTCCGGAACGCGGACGACATCACCGCCGCTTATGGCGAACAGATGGAGGCCATCGAGGCTGCCGGCGGTCAGATCATCCTCATGGCATCGCGTGCGTTTCCGGCGATCAAAGCCGGGCCGGACGAATACGCCAAAGTCTACGGAAAACTGCTCGATCAGGCCTCGGAACCGGTTATCCTGCATTGGCTCGGCGATATGTTCGATCCCGCCCTGACAGGATATTGGGGTTCCAATGATGTTGGCGCGGCCTCGGACGCGGTCCTTTCAATCATCAACGCGCATGAGAAAAAAGTCGACGGCATCAAGATTTCCCTGCTTGATCGGACCCATGAAGAAGCCTTTCGAGCGCGCTTGCCAGACGGCGTACGCCTCTATACCGGCGACGATTTCAACTATGCCGATCTAATTGAAGGCGATGGAACCAGGTTTTCCCACGCCTTGCTCGGCGCATTTGCGGCAATCGCCCCGGCGGCCAGCCAAGCACTGGAAGCCCTGGCGGAGGGCGACACGCAAGCCTATCGCCAACTGTTTGACCCGACTGTCCCGCTCAGCCGGGAGATATTCAAGACGCCCACGCAGTTTTACAAGGCCGGCATTGCGTTTCTTGCCTGGCTAAACGATGCGCAAAGCCACTTCATCATGCCAGGCGGTTTTCAGTCTTCAAGAGAGATTACCCACTATGCAGAGGTCTTTCGGCTTGCAGACAAAGCGCGCTTGCTGTCAAAACCCGATGTCGCAGCCCAACGGATGACGCTGCTGCTGAAACTGCATGGTATCGAATAGGCAATATGAAGAAACGACCGACAATTCTGGATGTCGCACGGCACGCGGGTGTATCAAAATCGACCGTGTCGCTGGTTCTGCAGAACTCCACTTTGGTCAAGGAAACAACGCGCGAGGACGTTGCGAAGGCAATTGCCGACCTCGGCTATGTCTATAACAGATCCGCCGCCGGGCTGCGCGGCGCGGCGTCCGGGCTGATCGGCCTGATCATCAACGATCTGCGAAACCCTTTCTTTACGGAGTTTGCCGCGAGCGCCCAGATGACGTTTGCGCAAAAAGGGTATTCGACCGTCATCGCCAATACCGACGAGGACCCGGACATACAGGCGCAGGTGATCGACTCGATGATCGAGCATGATGTGTCGGCCTTTGTCATCTCTCCGTCTTACGGCGGAGACGAGCAGCCGTTCGACCGCATCCGCAGGGCCGGCATTCCAACGATGCAGGTCTTGCGGCAGGTCGATGAAAGAACCGATCTTTTTCCGTTCGCATCGCACGACTATAAGGCCGGCGGCGTGCTGGCGACCGAGCACCTTATTGATCTGGGCTGTCGCAACATTGTATTTGTGGGGGGCCTGGAAGACAGGCCGATCACGCTCGAAAGAATGTCCGGATATGTCGAAACGATGGGTGCCCACGCCCTTGTGCCCAGTGTATTCCACGGCCGACCGTCTCGGGTCTTCGGGCGGGAAATCGCCTTGAAATTCCTCGACTCGCACAGACAAATCGACGCGGCCATTTGTTTCAGCGATCTTGTCGCGCTCGGCATGCTGAGCGGATTAGCCGAAGTCGGCATCCGGGTTGGCGAGGACTTCAAAATCGTCGGCTTCGACGATATCGAGGAAAGCTCGCTGGCCTATCCTCGCTTGAGCTCCGTGCGCTGCGATACGGCTCTGTTCGGAAAAAATGCCGCCGAAGCGATGCTGGCCTGGATCGTCGACGGCGAGCGCCCCCCCGACACAAAACGTTATGGTGTCGAACTGACAAAGCGGCAGTCCAGTCTGGGGGCCGGATGAGTACGCCAAGTGCCCACTCCCCACGCTGTACCTGGCGGGGAGCGGGATGGTAGCGGTCGGTTTACAGCGCGCCGGCTTCCTCATAGTAGCGGCGTGCGCCGGGATGAAGCGGCATATCACCAAGCTTCTGGACGGAGTCCTTCATGTTGAGTGCCTTGGCCCAGGGCGCGTTGGATGTGACCTGGTCAAGGTTCTCCCAGAATGCGCGTGTCACTTCATAGACGGTGTCTTCGTCCATGTCCGTGCGTACGCCGATGCCGACCCAGGTATCGTTCGAGGGTACCGGGCCGTCATTGGTCTGGTTCTCATACATGCCGGCGGGCACGTCGGCGCGGAAACGGAAGCTCCCGAGGAACTTGTCAACTGCTTCACCCTGATCACTCTCGGGGCCGATGAAACGAACCTTTTCCGTTTCGGTGAACTGGATGAACTGCTGACAGGGATCGAGACAACCGTTGACATACATGTCTATCGAGCCATCCAGGAAGGCCTGAAACCCGGTCTGCCAGTTGGCCGAGATGGCCTCATAGTCCTCTCCCGCTACCAGGCCGGTGGTTGCAGCGATCCAGCCCTTTGCAGCATTGAATGCACCGCCACCCTGCGGACCAAGGAACACGGTTGCGCCCTCGATATCATCGAGGACAGTGATGTCGCTGTCGTCACGGACGGCGAAATGGTACGGACCCCAGGGAAACCACATCAAGAGGCTGACATTCTTGCTGAGTTCGGGGGCTTCGGGCTGCTTGGCATACATGGCCTTGCCGTTCTTCATGAAGGCATAGATCGTCGGAGAAACCATGGAGAAATCCAGGTTGCCACGCGCCACTTCCATCATGTGGAGTGTCGCAGCGCCACCGCCGGCCACCTCGATCTCCACCTTGTCCTGATTGTCGTTCACGATATTGGCGAGTGTGGACATGGTGATGGCCTGGCCGAGCGACGGCGCGATGGTCGCCATTTTCAGCTTTTCTTCGGCGTTGGCGCTGGTTGCACCGACCGCCGTGGCCAGAACGGCCGAAAGAATGAGATTCCTCATGTATTTTCCTCCTGTTGATTTGCATTTTCGATCATCGGTGCCCTGCCTTGCAGCTGATGAAACGCGAGCAAGGCGAGCGTCAGTACGAGCGCCGGCAGGGCGATCTGCAGATTGGGCGCCAACATCGCGAGGCCGGCGGCCATGCGTAAACCGCGTTCAAGCACGCTCAGCGGCCGTTTCTCGAAACCGGCCAGTGCTGTCGATATGATCCACATCGCCAGAATGAAGACGGCGATGATCCAGAAAAACGAGACCCAGCTGATGGTTGCCGGATCGATCATCGCCGCCGAGCGGCCGAGTTCAGAGCCGAAGAGCGGGAACAGAAGCTGGGGCTTGTAAAGAATGGCCGGGTGATAGGCGAAGACGAAGGGGATCAGGAAACCGGCGACCCCGATGCGGGCGGCAGAAAATCCTGTGCGAATGGGGTTTGCTCCCGCGATCGGCGCAGCGGCAAAGGCCGCGAGCGCCACGGGCGGAGTTACGGTCGACATCACCGCAAAAAACACGACGAAGAGATGCAGCGTCAGTTCGGGTATGCCAACCGCCTCAATGCCGGAACTCAGCGCGATCACGATGATGAAATAGGTAGCGCCCGGCGGCAGGCCCATGCCAAGCACGATCGAGCCGAGCGCCACGACGGTGAGCACCATGAACAAGGGTCCGCCGGCGAGTTGCGCCAGCAAAAGGGAGAGCCGGCCGGCAAAACCCGATAGCTGGATCAGCCCGACGATGAGGCCGATCAGGGCAACAATCACGACAATGGATGCGGCCTTCTGACCGGCGTCGACAAACGCGTCCCAGATCCGCTTGCGGTTGCGGAACTCGGGAAAGAGAACCAGGGCCGAGACAAGAGCCGCCATGAAGCCATAAAACCCCGCCTTCTGCACGGATGGCTGTGCAAACAGAAAGGTGGAAAGAACCGCCAGCGGAATGATGAAAACCAGGCACTGCACTCTTTCGGAGCGTGTCAGAGCGGGCCGCGCCTCCTTGGGCAACTTGCCGACACCCTGTCTCAGCGCTTCGAGATAGACGGCCATGAAGGTGCCGATATAGAAAAACAGGGCCGGCAGGATCGCGGCGACCACGATATAGCGGTATTCGAGTCCGATCTGACCGGCGACAAAAAAGGCGACGACGCCCATGACCGGCGGCATGATCTGACCTCCGGTCGACGCCGCGGCCTCGACGGCCCCGGCAAAAGCAGGCTTGAACCCGGCGCGCTTGATGACCGGTATCGTCATGGCACCGGTTGAAACGACATTCGAGATTGCTGCGCCGGACAACGTGCCGAAAAGCGCCGACGAGGCGACGGACGCATGCGCAGCCCCGCCGATAAAGCCGCCGGTCAACCGGTTGGCGACCTTCATGAGCAGCTCTCCGGCGCCGGAGGCCATCAGTACGGCGCCGAAGACAATAAAAATCAGAACATTGCCGGAGACGACCTGAAGCGGCTGACCAAAAAGACCACCTGTCTGCGACCAGAAGTTCTGAACCATGGCGCGCATGCTTTGTTCCGGCGTCGCGGCAGCGCCCTGCAGGATCCCCGTCCAGTCCGGCAGATAGCCGCGCACAAACAGGTAGACGATCCAGAAGATGCAGAACCAGGCAATGAACGCGCCGAACATGCGCCAGGTCAGGTAAAGACCGATCAGCGCCGCAACGGGGAAAAGGATGAAATCGATCCTGTCGGCGGATGGCAGCAAACCTGCATCGGTGGCCGAAATCTCGATGATCCAGAAAGAGAACACCGCAACCGAACCGAGCGCGAGCAGGCGGTTCAGCCAAGGCGGGCCGGATGTGGGGAAGAGGCCGAGCGCGGCGATGGCGAAGCCGAAGAGGACAGGCAGTCCGAGAATGAAGCCGGTGGGCTGCAGGAAACTGCGTTCCACGCTGCGCCAGCCGGCGCCCAGCCAGTGTTCGCGCATGAGGAGGCGCTGTTCTCGGCGCGAGAGATCTTCAAAGCCTTGCGTGGTGTTCTCGATGACCCAGCGGACGAGGTCGCCGATCGGGCCGCCAGCGGCATAGAAGAGGATGACAAGCGCAAAGACGAACGCCATGGCGTTTCGGACCCGTCGGTCGAGTTGGAGACCAGCCGGCGGCACGGCGTCTTTGGCCTGCGCCTCCGTCACTTTTTTTCCTCTTGCGCGCGCATCGGCGCCGCGCCGCGATAATGCAGCGTCATTTCCTCGGGCACCTCCGATCCGTCGACAAGAAACGGCAAAATGCCGCGCCGTATGGATTTGCCACGGCTTTCAATGATGTCGACATCCGATTTTGTGACGCGCTGCGACATGCGCCGTCCCCATTCGGCAAGACAATCGTAAAGACGGTCGATCTCGGCCTGATGCGTCCCGGTCTTGGCCAGATCGTGGAACTCCTCGGGGTCTGTCTGAAGATCGAACAGCATCGGCCGGAAACCACCCTCGGCGTGCATCATCTTCCAGCGGCCGTCAAACACCATGAAAAGGCGCGCATCGCGCGGTGAAAGGCCAAGCTGCACGCATTGCGGCGTCGAGGAATAGTCGAACTCGCTGATCACGTAGGAACGCCAGTCGGACGGCTTTTCGCCATGCAGCCACGGCATCAATGAACGGCCTTCTATGATGTGGTCAGGAACGTCTCCGCCGGCAGCCTCGACAAAGGTCGCCGCCAGATCGATGGATTCGACCAGAGCGTCGCAGGTCGTGCCGCGCGTTGCGCCGGCCTCCTTGCGCGGGTCATAGACGATCATCGGTATCTTGACCGACGGTTCGTGGAACAGGTCCTTTTCGCCCAGCCAGTGATCGCCCAGATAGTCGCCGTGGTCCGACGTCAGTACGATCATGGTATCATCCATGCGTCCCGTCACTTCCAGATGATCAAGCAGCCGGCCAAGCTGATCATCGGCCTGTTTGATGAGCCCCATATAGGCCGGGATCACCTTCTGCCTGACGTCCTCGCGCTGGAAGGCCGTTGCGATGCGATTGCCCATATAGGCTTCATAGACGGGGTGCGGGTCCTCGCGCTCAATACTGTGCCTGAGTGCGGCTGGTACGTGATTGAGCGAATACATGTCGTGATAGGGCGCCGGCACGATATAAGGCCAATGGGGCTTGATGAACGAAAGATGCGCGCACCAAGGACCCTCGACCTTTTCCAGAAAACGGATCGCCTCCCCGGTCAACCAAGGGGTTTCGCTGTCTGCCTCGTCGACATTGGCTGGCTTGTCGGCATTTTCGAACATCCAGCCGGACGCCTTTTCGCCATTCACCGCGGCAGAATTGGCAAAGTCGGCCCACGGATTGACACTGTCATAGCCTTTGGACTTCAGATATTCATTGTAGGGGCTGCGCTTCTCATCATAAAAGCCGTCGGGTCCGGCACCCCAAAGACCATCGTCACGCACCCAGACATCGAAGCCGCATTCGGCCTGGCGCGCGCCGATCATGCTGTCGGGGCTGAGGCCCAGCCGCGCCATGCCCTCCGCATCGACCTTCATATGGGTCTTGCCAAGCAACCAGCAGTCCATCCCAAGCTTGCGCAGATGGTCGCCCATGGTCATCTCGCCGACCCTGATGGGGAAACCGTTCCATGCCGCGCCGTGCGAGGACACATAGCGCCCGGTATAGAAGGACATGCGTGACGCGCCGCAGATGGGAGACTGCACATAGGCATTGGTAAAGCGCACGCCCTTAGCGGCAACCCGGTCGAAATTCGGTGTTTCGAGATGCGGATGACCGGCGCAGCTGAGATAATCGAACCTCAGCTGGTCATACATGATGAAAAGAATGTTCATGCGCGGCCTCCCGTCCGCCGGCCCGAGATTTTGAGCCTGCCTTATCCTAGGATGCGCGACATCATGGGAGCAGTATCATTTTTTGATATGATATAACTCTGAGTTATATGAAAGAGAGGCTGGTACTAGGGCCGCAAAACGCCGTCCAACTGGCCGGCAGCATTGCACATACAATCGTGAAAGAACTGGGCCGCCGGTGTCAAAGGCCGCAGCGACGCGGTGCTGATCGCGATCGGCAAAGGCTTGATTTCCTCATCAAGGGCGATCTTGGAAATCCGCCATCGCGCTTCCAGCCCCTTGATGGAAGGTGTCGGAAACGTCGCGCATAAATCGCTGTCCTCGATCATCGACAAAAGAGCAATAACCGAATCGGACGTTGTCAGGGGAACCGGCGCCTCAATACCCATCGCCGCAAAATGCTGCGCAAAGACGGGGCGGCGGTCCCTCGGTCCGATCAGCAGCCAGTCCGCATCTTTCAGTTCTTCAAGGGAGCGCGCGGCAGCGTAACGGGAATTGCGTCCGGTGATTACGGAAATCGGAGCCCGAAACAGCCTGGTGACTGTCAGGCCATTGGCCTCATCGGCCTGCGGTGCAGGGCCGATGACGATATCGCACTGTCCCTCTCTCAGCGGGCGGAAGGCAGATGGCGCATTGCCGGCATTGACCTGCACATGGACGGCCGGAAAACGGGTGCGAAACCGCCGCATGACAGGCGGAATGAGCCGTGTCGCCGTCAAGGGCGACACGATCACCGTGAGATCGCCCGTCAGCTCACCGCGCAACTGCGACATCTCGTCTTGCAACCGGCGCATTTCGTCCTTGATGACATGGGCCCGACGAAGGACAACCTGTCCGTGTCGCGTCGGCACGACACCGCGCGGCCCCCTTTCAAAGATCGCGACACCCAGATCCGCTTCGGCCTGACGCAGCGCCTTTGAGACGGCCGGCTGGGACTTGCCAAGGATCACCGCGGCCCCGCGAATGCTGCTGGCCGTCTCGATAGCCAGAATAAGGTTGATATACTGTAGCTGCATGGTCGTGCGATTAGACCCGACCGGGCCGAAGAAGGAAAGCCGCGACAGGTCTTTCGAAGACCACAAAACACCAAAATCCCGGTCAAAAGCGTGCGATCGGGCGGTTGCCAACCTATATCAAGGGAACCCAATTTCCAGGAGGCCTCCATGTCCGTTTCAGATCAGGTTCCGACACAATCCGGTTTCCACGCCAAGAGCAGCGGCGCGGAGGTCCTTGCCGATATCGATCTTGCCGGCAAGACGGCAATCGTCACAGGCGGCTATAGCGGGATCGGACTTGAGACCGTCCGCGGGCTTGCCGGCAAGGGCGCATCCGTCATAGTGCCTGTCCGCACGCCGGAAAAGGCGAAAGATGCGCTCGCGGGCGTGGATGGCAACGTCACCACGGCTCCGATGGACCTGGCGGATCTCGCCTCGGTCAGCAGCTTTGTCGGCGATGTGCTGAACGCACATATGAGGCTCGACCTTCTCATAAACAATGCCGGGATCATGGCGTGCCCCGAGGCCCGGGTCGGCCCCGGCTGGGAATCCCAGTTCGGCGTCAACCATATGGGACATTTTGCGCTGACGACCGGCCTGATGCCGCTTCTGCGGAAGACGCAGGGGGCGCGGGTCGTAGCGCTCTCGTCGACCGCACACAAGGTCTCCGATATCCTTTGGGACGACATCAACTACGAGAACAGCCCCTATGACAAATGGCAGGCTTACGGTCAGGCGAAGACCGCCAATGCGCTGTTCGCCAATGCGTTGTCGCTGCGGCTGAAAGATGCGGGCGGTCTCGCCTTCTCGGTCCATCCGGGCGGCATATTCACGCCCTTGCAACGGCACCTGCCCCAGGAGGAAATGATCGCCCTTGGCTGGCTGGAGGAGAACGGCGAGCCATCCGAACTGGCCAAACAGGGGTTCAAGACGCCGGAACAGGGATGTTCCACGACCCTTTGGGCTGCAACATCCGCCAAGCTTGAAGGCAAGCCGGGCGTTTATTGCGAGGACGCCGACATTGCAGCGCCGACCGACCCCGAAAGCCCAACGGCCCGCTATTTCGGAGTCGACGCACATGCCTGCAGCGATGAGAACGCCGAGCGGCTGTGGGAGATCAGCGAACGCTTTCTCAAGGCGGCCTGAACGCAGGTGGCCCGGCCTCGCCTGAGGCTTCATTTCGCCCTAGCCGTCATCCCCGACGCGCTCGACCGGCCCGCCCTGTTCTTCCCAGGTGGAGAAACCTTCTCTTAAATGCGCCGCTTCAAAGCCCATATCCTTCAGCGTTGAAACCGTGAGGGCCGAGCGCCACCCGCTCGCGCAGTGAATGATGAAGGTCTTGTCTTTGCCGAATATGTCCTTGAAATAGGGACTGTCCGGGTCCACCCAGAATTCAATCATGCCGCGCGGGGCGTGGAAGCTGCCAGGTATGTAGCCGGTGCGCTGCCTTTCGCGTATATCGCGTATGTCGACGACGACGATATCCGGATCACCGAGTTTGCAGATCAGGTCCTTCGTTTCGATTTCCTCGATACGCGCACGCGCCGCGGCCACCATTTCCGCTGAGGATATTTTTAGCTTCTTCATCGATCCCCCGTCATCTTGAGCGGTTATATTGCAAGTGGCGAAATATGGCGGATAGCCTTGGCCAGATCAATTGCCGGCTGGCTTCGGCGGTGACATGAGCGACACCCGCATGTCAGCTTCCAACGGTTGACTGAGAGTGCCACCTGTCAGCCCTCATCGAACGCGCCATCCCAGCCGAAATAGACGCCTTTCAGTTCGTCTCCACGCAGCTTTCGATAAAGCGCAAGAGCGGGGCCGTTATCGGCTTCCGTGCCAAGCCAGATGCCCTGACAACCGCGTGCACGTGCTATTTCAAACAGTTTTTCCGTCACCGCCCGGCCGATGCCCTGGCGCAGATGGCTGTCCCTTACGCCGACTTCATTGACAAACATCGACGGCTTTTTGTCAGGATGGAGAAGGATACAGCCAGAGGCCATGCCAACGGCGAGATCGCCATCAAAGGCCAAGACAAGTTCATGCAGCGGATCGGACAGAAATGCCGCAGCCTGCGCCGGATCAATGGGGTTGTCGAACAACCCTTCCTCCACTTTCAAAAGCAGCGGCAAATCGTCGGCCTGCAAGTGGCGAAGCGTTACGTGTCTGGTCATTCTCACCGTATGTTTCTAATTAAGACCTAAGTTGGCTCCGGATGCCCTTCGGATTGTGGGGCGTTATCGCAGATTTCATACCACGCCGGCTTTTCCGAGACGAACTCGTGAAACTGATTTTTCAGGCTGATTTGCGTATCGAGAGCATTTGCCGCGACGGGGAAACTCTCGTCTTCCGAGAGGATTTCGCCAAGTGATGTTCCGCAAATCCCGCAAAAGCACCGGCCATATTTATAGGGGGTCTCCGGCTTGTACAAAACCACGTTCTCCTTGCCCTCAATCCAGGTCAGACTTTCCTTCTTTACAAAGACAATGGTGCTTGCGCCGGCCTTTCGGCACCGCGAGCAATGGCATGTGCCCATGACCGACGGTTCGCACGACAGTTGAAATTTGACTGCTTTGCAGCAGCAGCTCCCTTCAATCATTTGACCACATCTCCCGGTTCGAGCTCCATATGAATGAGAACAATACAAGAACATTTGACGCAGGACAATATCGGGAACAGGCGCTAACAGGCTTCGAGAACAGTCAGGTCTTGTTTATCGAGTTTCCGCCATCGGCGATCAGAGCGCTCCCGGTAACGAAGGACGACCGGTCAGAAATGAGGAAAAGCGCGGCCTGAGCGATTTCCGATGGATCGGCCATCCGTTTCAGCGCGTGAAGGCTGCTGACCCATTCATGCGTTTGCGGGTCATCGCCGGCCATTTCAGTTCTGGTGCCGCCGGGCAACAATGCATTGACGCGGATATTGTCGGCACCATGTTCAGCCGCCAGGACCTGTGTCATGCCGATGAGACCGGCCTTGCTGGCGGCGTAGGCCCCCATTCCGGGAAGTCCGATCGTGTGCCCCACGAATGACGACGTAAAAACGATAGACCCGCCGCCGCGTTTGGCGATTGGCGGAATCTGATGCTTCGCAGCATAAAACCCGCTGGTCAGGTTTGTGCTGATGACCTTTTGCCAATTGTCTTCGTCCATATCGGGCACAGGTCCCATCTCGCCCACGATCCCGGCATTGTTGAACGCGCCATCGAGGCCGCCAAATCTTTCGGTAGCCAGTGCTACCAGATCGGCCGCGTATTGCCCGTCACCCACATCGCCGGCAAGACAGGCGGCCTGCCCGCCGATCCGGCCGATTTCACCGGCGAGCCCTTCCAGCAGTGCCGCGCGTCTTGCGCCGAGGACGACATTCGCGCCCTCGGTCGCAAAACATCTTGCAGCCTCGGCGCCGATGCCGCTGCTTGCGCCCGTTACGATGATTGTCTTTCCGTCCAACACCATGTGTCTCTCCATTCTTCAGGCTTTGAGAGACGTTTAGGTTTTCTACAGTGCTCCGGGCATCCCGGTTCTTGCGGGAGTATTTGCGTGGCTGCATGTTCGGGTCTGCCAATGCCACATAGGCAATCCCAATTTCAATTCGCCGCCCTATATCGGCTTCATGCTTTGGTTATTCAGCGCCGTTGAAGAGCTGCTGCCGGTTCTGGCTTTCTTCGTCGTGCAACAGTCTTACAGTTTTGAAGCCGGCCTCGTGGTCATGGTGCTGCTGGTACTCGCGCTGCTGGCCGTGTCATACGGGTTCGGGCGGGCGGCGCCGCGCTTTGCCGTGGCAAGCACAATCGCGCTCCTGATCTTTTCCGTGCCCAGTATCGTGACGGGCAACAGCACCTTTTTTCAGATCTCGGACACGATCCTCGACGGTCTGTTCGCGTTTCTCCTTCTGGGGAGCCGGGCGCTCGATTTTCCGGTTCTGAAATATCTTTTCGGACGGGTGTTTGCGATCACGGACGAGGCGTGGCGGATTCTGTCGCTGCGCTGGGGCCTTTTGTTCGTGGTGCTGGCGGTGCTGAACGAATTTTTCCGGCTCGGCTATTCGGAAGAGGTCTGGGCTTACTTCAAGCTTTTCTCCACCATCTTCATTCTGCTTTTCGGCTGCTACCAGTTCACGCTGTCGGCCAGGATGCGCATTCCGGGCGAATCGAACCGGCTCGGGCTGCGGGTCTGACGCAGAACTCAGTTACGCATGTTTCTGTCTGTCTGAGGCTCTGTTTTCGATATCGCACCGACAAAATCCACATAGGCGCTCCTGAGGCGGTTTGTCCCCGAGTTCGGCGGCCAGACGGCATAAATTCCGTAGGACGGCGCGCGCCAGTCAGGCAGGAGTTCCATCAGATGACCTTCTGCAATGCGTTCACGCACAAAGAAATCCGGCATGACAACGATGCCGCAGCCTTCCTCGGCCATGCGCCGTGCGGCAAATCCGGAATCGACCGTGATGCGGTATGGCATGTGTACGCTGTGTTGTTTGCGCTCGCGGCCTGATTTCGTCAGGATGACGGGCCGCGATACGCCGGCAAGATCGATCGCTTCCAGCTTCTCCAGATCCCGCGGCTGCCGTATCGGGCTCTTCGAGCGCAGATAATCTGGCGACGCACACAGGTGCAGCCGGCCCTCAGCCAGCTTCTTTGACATCAGCGAGGAATCTTCAAGCCGCCCGACCCGCAGACCCAGATCGAAACCCTCCTCCACGAGGTTGATCCGCCGGTCGGTGAAGCTCATCGAGATCTCGGCGTTCGGATTGTGTTTCATGAAAGTCGATGTGCGGGTGACGAAGCGGGCATATTGCATGATCGCCGGCGCCGTGACCGTTAAAAGACCGGTCGGA
This portion of the Hoeflea prorocentri genome encodes:
- a CDS encoding TRAP transporter permease; the protein is MTEAQAKDAVPPAGLQLDRRVRNAMAFVFALVILFYAAGGPIGDLVRWVIENTTQGFEDLSRREQRLLMREHWLGAGWRSVERSFLQPTGFILGLPVLFGFAIAALGLFPTSGPPWLNRLLALGSVAVFSFWIIEISATDAGLLPSADRIDFILFPVAALIGLYLTWRMFGAFIAWFCIFWIVYLFVRGYLPDWTGILQGAAATPEQSMRAMVQNFWSQTGGLFGQPLQVVSGNVLIFIVFGAVLMASGAGELLMKVANRLTGGFIGGAAHASVASSALFGTLSGAAISNVVSTGAMTIPVIKRAGFKPAFAGAVEAAASTGGQIMPPVMGVVAFFVAGQIGLEYRYIVVAAILPALFFYIGTFMAVYLEALRQGVGKLPKEARPALTRSERVQCLVFIIPLAVLSTFLFAQPSVQKAGFYGFMAALVSALVLFPEFRNRKRIWDAFVDAGQKAASIVVIVALIGLIVGLIQLSGFAGRLSLLLAQLAGGPLFMVLTVVALGSIVLGMGLPPGATYFIIVIALSSGIEAVGIPELTLHLFVVFFAVMSTVTPPVALAAFAAAPIAGANPIRTGFSAARIGVAGFLIPFVFAYHPAILYKPQLLFPLFGSELGRSAAMIDPATISWVSFFWIIAVFILAMWIISTALAGFEKRPLSVLERGLRMAAGLAMLAPNLQIALPALVLTLALLAFHQLQGRAPMIENANQQEENT
- a CDS encoding TAXI family TRAP transporter solute-binding subunit, whose protein sequence is MRNLILSAVLATAVGATSANAEEKLKMATIAPSLGQAITMSTLANIVNDNQDKVEIEVAGGGAATLHMMEVARGNLDFSMVSPTIYAFMKNGKAMYAKQPEAPELSKNVSLLMWFPWGPYHFAVRDDSDITVLDDIEGATVFLGPQGGGAFNAAKGWIAATTGLVAGEDYEAISANWQTGFQAFLDGSIDMYVNGCLDPCQQFIQFTETEKVRFIGPESDQGEAVDKFLGSFRFRADVPAGMYENQTNDGPVPSNDTWVGIGVRTDMDEDTVYEVTRAFWENLDQVTSNAPWAKALNMKDSVQKLGDMPLHPGARRYYEEAGAL
- a CDS encoding Dabb family protein, which produces MIRHIVLIKFQPDFPEEKIRELFAELLVIRSQVPGILGITSGRSESPEKIERGYMHGFVVDFEDWGALENYQNHPDHKALGAKLVANATGGLDGILVVDIPVEA
- a CDS encoding dihydrodipicolinate synthase family protein; protein product: MLSLSLPTYNNRLEDYRLSGDALTPRAPRIPLTRTAFAAAHVVSDPRAERDPWLGSPAVDWDNTLGFRNWLWDQGLGLAEAMDTAQRGMGVDWPTAKELIERTMREARAHPLRPRVACGAGTDQKDLSELRNADDITAAYGEQMEAIEAAGGQIILMASRAFPAIKAGPDEYAKVYGKLLDQASEPVILHWLGDMFDPALTGYWGSNDVGAASDAVLSIINAHEKKVDGIKISLLDRTHEEAFRARLPDGVRLYTGDDFNYADLIEGDGTRFSHALLGAFAAIAPAASQALEALAEGDTQAYRQLFDPTVPLSREIFKTPTQFYKAGIAFLAWLNDAQSHFIMPGGFQSSREITHYAEVFRLADKARLLSKPDVAAQRMTLLLKLHGIE
- a CDS encoding LacI family DNA-binding transcriptional regulator, which encodes MKKRPTILDVARHAGVSKSTVSLVLQNSTLVKETTREDVAKAIADLGYVYNRSAAGLRGAASGLIGLIINDLRNPFFTEFAASAQMTFAQKGYSTVIANTDEDPDIQAQVIDSMIEHDVSAFVISPSYGGDEQPFDRIRRAGIPTMQVLRQVDERTDLFPFASHDYKAGGVLATEHLIDLGCRNIVFVGGLEDRPITLERMSGYVETMGAHALVPSVFHGRPSRVFGREIALKFLDSHRQIDAAICFSDLVALGMLSGLAEVGIRVGEDFKIVGFDDIEESSLAYPRLSSVRCDTALFGKNAAEAMLAWIVDGERPPDTKRYGVELTKRQSSLGAG